actcacacacacacacacacactcacacacacactcctacacacacacacacacaaacaaacacactcctacacacacacactctctcacacacacacacactcacacacacacaaacaaacacactcctacacacacacacacaaacaaacacactcacacacacacacacacacaaacacactcctacacacacacacacacaaacaaacacactcctacacacacactcacacacaaccaCAAAAGCTTCTAGGGAATAATATATGTGTGAATCTGTTCTGGAACACAGTGAGTTGTTGTTGTGTATTTCTGCAGGCAGATCAGCTGCTTGTCCTGTGCTTTGCATATGAAGCATCAGGAtgctgacctctctctctctctgtctctctctctctctttgtctttctctctctttctctctctctctctctctctctctctctctgtaggcgaTGGAGGGATCTATGTTGACTCTGAGTCTGGCGAATTGGATGGAGCTGCCGGGTCTGAAGCTGAAGGACTGGATGAGGGAGAAGCGCAGGTATAAATGATGAGGTTATATATTCCCTCCTGtactgttatatattatatagctgtattgtTGCTGAGGCTAAGTATATTAATGGTATGATTAGCATAATTCTGTTATGATCTGTTGATCTGTAGAGACGGATTTCCAGTAAACTGCTGCAGAAACTCCACCTGATTAAACCAGACATGCAAATCTGTATCACTCTGAAACAGCAGCATCACACACTGCGCCGCTCACAGCTTCAGCAGGGCTGCGGTTATTTGTATATTCCTGGTTTCTGCAGCCCTGCTGTCATAACACCTGTTATAACAGGATAATAATACAACGGTTACCATTTACATCTATAAcagctaatattattattattattattattattatttagttcaATCATCTAAAACCTGCTCATTCAGCCCAATAATAAAGCTGAGTATAGGTGTGAGGATCACCATCTAAACCGGCTAGTTTTCACTGAGAacattcagacagacagacagacagacagtcattAATTCTCGGGTTCAGTACGCCTAGTGAAGAGTGAAATTTTGATTTTGAACCCGGGTTTCTACAGTACTAATCTCTGTTTCTCCTGAAGTTGGGTGGTCTCTGTTGTGGAAACTATCTGCTCCAGGTGCTGCGTGTGGGGTCGTGTGGTTGGTTCATTTTATTCAGTGTATCCTAATAAACTCATACTCTGCTTTTGGGATTCATGGCATTTCATCCTGTATCTCAAATTCTGTTCCTCACCTCTTGACTTACTTTATACAAATATTttgtaataagaaaaaaaatccccTCCCCCAAACGAGCCCAGAATCAAATGCCCTATAAATTATGacgtatttaaattatttatcctCTTTTTCCCCTCTTCTGTTTGTTAGGAACGTGCGTAACGACCGGGCGACCCCCGCAGAGATCGCCTCCTACTACCAGCACTACGTTCGGGAGATGGGTCTGGAGCGGAGCTTCGTCTGCGGGACCACGGTCACCTCGGTCCGGCGCGTCCCCCTGGCGTCCGGCCGCTCGCTGTGGGAGGTCCAGGGTCTGCAGAGACGagcggaggaggaggtggagatcCCTTTCTCGGTGTTCGCTGAAAACGTGGTGCTCGCCACCGGAACCCACGACATCCCGGCGCGGCTGGGCGTGGACGGGGAGACGCTGCCGTTCGTGTGCCACAGCTTCTGGGAGTTGGAGGCGGCCATCTCCTCCGGGCGGCTGGACTGCGCCTCCGAACCCGTCCTGGTGGTCGGAGCCGGACTGACGGCCGCTGACGCCATCCTGACCGCCCACCACCTCAACACCCCCGTGTACCACACCTTCCGGCGCGCCGTGGCCGACCCGGCGCTCATCTTCAACCAGCTACCCAAACTGCTGTACCCCGAGTACCACAAGGTGCACCAGATGATGAGTCAGCAGCAGCACCGGGCCGGGGAGTCGGCGGCGGACGTGGTGAGCCAGCGCTCGTCCTCTTCCGGAGACACCGGGACGAACTGTCCCTGCTCCTACCCCGGATACCTCAGCTTCCCCCAGCACCACGTCGCCTCCTTCAAACCCGAGGGGAAGTGCGTGCTGGAGGACCAGAGCGGCCGGCAGACGGTGCTGAGGGTCTCCATGGCTCTGGTTCTGATTGGATCCCACCCCAACCTCTCCTTCCTGCCCGAAGAGGGCCGTCCGCTGGGGCTGGAGCCAGAGGAACCAATCAGCTGCCGGAGGAACCCTCTAGACGTGGACCCGTACACCTACGAGAGCGTGCAGGAGCCAGGGCTCTACGCCATGGGGCCGCTGGTGGGGGAGAATTTCGTGCGCTTCCTGAAGGGCGGGGCTCTGGCCATCGTCTGCGATCTCGTCCGAAAGCGAAGCGCGAGAGCCAATGAGAGTGCAGTGGAGAGCTCCGTCAGCCAATCACTGAGCTGTCAGCTGTCTAACTGCTCTCTCAGTGCGTAGAGAGCGGAGGATacgggtggagagagagagagacagtaaagaAGAGTTCAGACTGTTCTTCACATTCTGACCTTCAGTCTGAGATATTCTGATGATCAGAGGCAGAGACTCGCTCTCAGCAGAACCAGCGTCCAGCGGGGAGACGGACGGCACCGCCGCTGCCAGGGACAGAGAGGACagaggggacagagagagagagaacagaaagatAGAAACCGAGTATCTCTGTGCTCTAAAGTTCATGTCCAATAATCCTCAAGTATTCAGACAGCTGATCCAGTCCAGCTGCTCTACAGGATTCTATTGGACATTTCTATAGAAGAGATCAGACCAACAGAACAGAACCGGACGCTGAAGATATGAAGATAAACTGCATGTTATCAGGTTAAGGTCTGATTTTTATTTCTATGCagtcaaaaaaaaacatgaataacttttttgtattttgtttttctacatttcgtattattttttcatttaaaagaaaGTAGCTTTTCAAAAACCTGGTTCagcgaatggaccaatagaaacgcaCAAACAAAACCTGTCCTGAAACTGAAATTCTCTGCAGTAACTCACATTTAAACTCTCACTCCAGCTGAGATTCATATAAAACtcatcatcatccatcttcctcctgattatattccagaggttttcagtttgataaaatcaaagaaactcatcagttttaagtgctctcttattttttttgtctagAGCTGTATAAAAGTTTCATGTTTGATCAGAAACGTTACTGAAATTGTAAAAATGCTGAAAACTACTGaagtaaaaatataatgaataagaatattaaaaaaaacttcaatattTTAGTGAAAACAAGTCAAACATTTAAAACCATCAACCTTTCAATTCTATACGGTTTTctagttttaatatttattttcatatttaagaATTAGAGTTGATTCCTCATTTAAACTgatagagagtagagagagaacagctctgaattcattcattcagaataaattattttactgcagaataaaagtgttttatatcACATTAACCTGTATCCTGTATTGGGGTCAGGGTGTTTAAAGGGTTAATGAGTGATCGGCTGCAGAATCTCAGGATTAAACAGGTTTAATctctttatatctgtttattgATGATGCAGCACTAAAGTAATAATAAGAGATCAAATAACAGAACTCAGTTTACTGATCTCAGACCTGCTTCTGCTGATCTCAGATAAACACACAGATCTACAgtcaaatattaaataaactttaaaaatgtagcacattattattttacacagtactgttcaaaagtttagaatatagaatattaatgaactattaatatttaatacattttctaaatGACGCTCCCCCAGTTAAACTCCAGGTATATCTGTGAGGATTAATCACATGGTCTAGAGCAGAGCTCTTCACtgctgctctgcacattttagaggattACCTGCTTTATACAGGCTGCAAGTAGTTGGTATTTTGGGAGTCGACTAAACTGACTAGTATTATTCCCGTGAGTCAGTTAGATTAATGTACAATTAAACGATTATTCAATGATTAGTTTACCATTAGTGAACAATAGTGAACAATGAGACGATATAATAATACACTCTATAAGACAATTAGTCAACAATTAGCTGACCATAAATCTGTGATAGTCAGCAATTACACGATTAGTTGATGATTAGTTGATGATTAGTTGATGATTAGTTGATTACGCTCCTGTTCTGCACACCTGTAATCCTCACCCTGGTTTCTCTGCTTAACAAAACATGAGACTCATTGTTGATTTATATGAATTAATCTTTGCAGCCTTACTGTTTTACCACATCCTCTGAAACACAGCACTGAAGAACTAATCTACACTTTAATACAgaatatttactgtttatttactttatcaGTAAAAGTGACGAGTGGCAGATTTTAAACATGTAGtttataatattaatttctgaatgtTATACTTTAACAGACGCagcgtttattattattattgaacagGGTGCACTATCTTTTGCACTTTGGTACTGTTGCTTTCCTGCACAAACCTTGTATCTCcgtttatttgctgttttttatggTGTAATTCTGTAATCCTGCAGGAGTTCTTCACGTTTATTTACATGTAGTTAATAATTTTGATAATTCTTTAATCAATATGTAAATCTGTTTACATTTTACTGTGAAAGCTTGTTTTTGATCATTCTGGATGTTTAATATTCGGAGATATTTGTTCCTATTCTTTATGATTTTCAGTCTGTAATTATTCAGATTATTATTTGATCTGAATAAATAAACTCCTGCTGATTATCTGAAAGTAAGCTGAAGATAATGGAGCTAAAGTTTAATTTTATACAGGTAACTTTAGTGCACTGATCTGATATTAGAGTGAAATATTGATTCTGAGAGACGGTGAGCAGCGTGTTTTAATCCAGGTTATGTTGATTATTATTCATTTGCTGCTGATTGATCTGTACCGAAATagagatttattttaagaatcaTGTTGACCAATCAAACTGCTCATCTGTAATTCAGAGATCTGTAAGATCTGTTTATGAGCTCtggagaaaatatataaaataaaaaatatagttttaGAATACAGGCTGTACCTCCTCACCTCGACCACGAGAGGGCCTTACTCACCTTTATATTAATGTGCTGTCTGCCAAGAAGCCTGAATTAAATCAGCtcttatttacagtgtttatttaataagGTCCAAATCCCTGTTTACTATCCGAATATCAGCGGCCTTATTCAGGAATTAGACATATCAGAAACAGAGAATCCGTTCTGTAATCACGCACACATTAATCTCActtttatacatttgttttattatgaCTCACAAAAAGCAGCTTTCTAtcgttattattttatataaatattttatatagagttAGACATTCCAGATCATATATTTTCTGAACTATGacagtaaataatatatttacagtaaataagaaatgtatctCCATGATGTCACTCTTATGCTCATTACTGAGTTTATGGTGTCATTTTCCAGCTCTCTGTTCTGAATGTGTATGTTTTGTAAGGAGTCGATGCACTGTTTCTTTAAATGTTAATGATAAAGATGATCAAATgcaaaagaaatgaataaataaatcatttttcacTGAATGCAGTTTGTGGGAGTGTTTCTTTTGGACCGTGTTGCAGTTCAGTGTTCCACCAACAGGGGGAAGAAGAGTGACACTGTGCTGTGTTTACttgtacatataaaatatataataataataacaataataataataataattcatacaaatactatttattttacataaactttttcacattattgaaaaaaaatgtcagagacaaatgtaaaaaaacagattcttacaaataaattgtttaaaatgagtgattgcattattattattatttccccccATATTAAAGAGATTAACCTAATTAAATAGGGGTCCAGCAGTGAGTGCTAGTAATCTCATAGTTGGTGAAATAGAAATCAGTGAGTAAATGTAGTATAAAGACGCCTGTCTGAAAGGTCCACTCACTCAAGacatatcttttatttatttatatattttacattatttctttAACAGCATTCCCTGCTAATAAGCGTATTTTGTAAGGAGCTAATATAAATATACCTGTAAATGTATCATATCATGTGTTACTGTCATTTTTCCACCGTAAAAtaaaacacagggtaatacaggtaaGAGTAGTGGATTTTATATACCCTGCCACCCAACTGTCTGCTATTGACCTACGCTAAACACTGCTAAACAGCAGAAACGTGTAAATCTCGCCCGCAGAGTTCGGTGATGGGTTTACTCAGACTTCCcgagtctcccggaagttgctgGAGTTTACCACATATCAATACCGGCTCCCTGATGCTCACAGACCAGATAAAATCTCACGGAATCCAGAACGAGTgacccaagagtgaacacaaacgcacacacagggGACACAGACATTTTTACCCAATCacgtgtgtgaaagagagggagagaaaggtgcTACCTTCGTGTGCATTTTCATGAAGCGCATgcagagggttctgattggcctgttctctgcaaagagtctgagtcagccaatcagcttttagtgtgGATGGGCAGGGTTTTTTCCCCCTCCTCATGGCTTccatcaaaactcatttgagctcagactactctaaagtatatccatgtctggtaaaagtcaACAAAGTAAACAGTGAAATTGGGATTTCTGGTAAGAGCTGCTCCACACATATGATACAGTGATGGGGACTGAAGGGATTAAAGGGAcaaaacagctgtgtagctttaagaaaagctCTTATAAGTGAGAATAACCAGTAAAAACAGTTTGGGGATGTTCTAGAGAAGACTGTGAGCAGTGCTCCAAATCtcagaatcagaattgcctttattgtcataTGGTCCCCATCATTAATACAAGATCTTGGAAAAAATGAATTcagctctggacagaaataaatattattatgttGCAGAAGCTTTTAGAAATGATgcaacagtgaatgtgtgctgtaataaaatctaaaatcactccaaccaaatattacagtgtgtgacTGTAGAGAATCTGATCatattacagtaaatcacaataaaatgtgcagcaaATAAAGAGCTCCACTGTACCTGAGATAAAATAACAAACTACAGAGTAGCTGATCCTGATTGGATAAAATAAGAAACTATGTTTGAGATGCTGAGTGAATGTAGGCCTAGCACAGAGCAAGGtgacctctctctctatctctctctctatctctctatctcctctctatctctctatgtaGAAGCTGGCGGGCTGAGAGCCACTAGGGGACGCGGGCTGTGATTGAGAGTCTGGTTGGGATGCTGGTTGCTATGAGACTGATCTAAAAGGCAGAACAGTAATCAGACCGGTGGGCAGGATCTTACAGGTGGCTTTTTATAAATAAGGATAAATAACCACAACAGAACTTCATTACTTCAGCCATGTTTCTCTATTTAGCTCTATAATAGACATTGGGTCCTATTTTTAAAcatcagcagagcttctgaatatatctacactgatgggcgtggtgttctggaaacgaggtgtgttcaggtacatttctgaacaccgttacaatagcaatccgccaaagtcagagctcacctgatctactcttaaagagaatgatgagtaagagacactctgtcacatccATCCTACCACTGTTTTTATACCCTTTGTATAGCCATTTGTATTGCTATCTATTTAAGGTTTAAATGTTTTAGGATAAATAATCACTcctaataatcaataatcaataatcgaTGCTTATAATGTGATTGGACAGGCTGTAGTAGAGCGCCGCTGCTCTCCGGAAAAAGCCGAGTGTTCCCGAGCGGCGCGAGGCTCCGCCCCCTCGCAGGGCTCGTGCAGTGGGAGCTGTGGAGGCGCcgcgcgcagcagcagcagctccgcgGGAATGAGGTGAGGAGCGGGCGCGCGCACCGCGCTGAGGAAACTTTACCCCGGTACTACACAACCCAATAAAGCACGGAATCCGCGGCGGAACCGGGTCAGTCTGCGGGCGGCGGGGCGGACGGATCGGCGGTGCTGAGTGGGAGGATGGTGAAGGCGGAGATAAGTTGAACCGAACCGAACCGAGACCCGGCGGGTTTACTGTTCCCTCACCCCGCGGCTCCGGGTCCCTCAGCCCGGCAGCGCCAGGTTACCTCAGCGGCTTTACCGCGGGTTCTCCGCTCTGTGTGAAGCTGCAGGCCGCCATCCCTAAGCAAAGAGAcggattttactgtttttaacgcgtttatataatttaaaacactttttaccgGAGAGAAGATGAATTTATCCCGGTTGAATAAGTTAGCAGGCGGGTGTTTAGCCTAGTATCCCTATAGTTAGTAGTTAGCCGGTTAGCGGAGCGGAGCTAACTGTGCTAATATACAAACCGACGCTCTGTTTTCCctaaaattccaccttaaatcccaCATTTTCCCTGCTGCGGGGTCTATGTTCCTCCACAGTCTCGGTAGTTAACGCTAACGCTGCTG
This DNA window, taken from Astyanax mexicanus isolate ESR-SI-001 chromosome 5, AstMex3_surface, whole genome shotgun sequence, encodes the following:
- the osgn1 gene encoding oxidative stress induced growth inhibitor 1, with translation MELHNKEPLSQDVLPVVIIGNGPSGICLSYLLSGHTPYLSPDGFHPNPILHSKLAESPHLSLFEQDLEYLCEGVEGRSSNPVAVLFDSLLLPDSDFGLDYASPLVWRYEPERATPHLVLGKGPPGGAWHAMEGSMLTLSLANWMELPGLKLKDWMREKRRNVRNDRATPAEIASYYQHYVREMGLERSFVCGTTVTSVRRVPLASGRSLWEVQGLQRRAEEEVEIPFSVFAENVVLATGTHDIPARLGVDGETLPFVCHSFWELEAAISSGRLDCASEPVLVVGAGLTAADAILTAHHLNTPVYHTFRRAVADPALIFNQLPKLLYPEYHKVHQMMSQQQHRAGESAADVVSQRSSSSGDTGTNCPCSYPGYLSFPQHHVASFKPEGKCVLEDQSGRQTVLRVSMALVLIGSHPNLSFLPEEGRPLGLEPEEPISCRRNPLDVDPYTYESVQEPGLYAMGPLVGENFVRFLKGGALAIVCDLVRKRSARANESAVESSVSQSLSCQLSNCSLSA